One part of the Thermoflexus sp. genome encodes these proteins:
- a CDS encoding ArsA family ATPase — protein sequence MATALAQLIRENPERRYIMFGGKGGLGKTTFSAATAYWLAKQGYKVLVFSVDPQASLSDIFQRDIFGKGPVEIMPNLWAQEIDADRRIKEYQEEIRRKIMDMYGLDAVPQEIEDYIQAASAEPAMEESAIFDAVVDIVVEGRYDYYIYDLVPLGHALYYLSMAKVYDEWITKITKLREEMREYEEMVARIRRQQTEEDRILEELQYIRQRINMSSSILTDSRRTAFFFVLIPEELVILDTLKAAELFRRFDVPISGYVVNRVIPAELLGQNIPEYLRNRIEMQRRHLEEIRARFGNQVLAYVPELERDVTGLDMIARVADLLFGNGAA from the coding sequence ATGGCGACCGCGCTGGCTCAATTGATCCGGGAGAACCCGGAGCGCCGTTACATCATGTTCGGCGGCAAGGGCGGCTTGGGGAAGACCACGTTCTCTGCCGCCACGGCTTACTGGCTGGCCAAACAGGGCTACAAGGTGTTGGTTTTTTCCGTCGATCCCCAGGCCAGCCTGTCGGACATCTTCCAGCGGGATATCTTCGGCAAGGGCCCGGTGGAGATCATGCCCAACCTCTGGGCTCAGGAGATCGACGCCGATCGCCGGATCAAGGAGTATCAGGAGGAGATCCGGCGCAAGATCATGGACATGTACGGCCTGGATGCGGTGCCCCAGGAGATCGAGGACTACATCCAGGCGGCCTCGGCCGAGCCGGCCATGGAGGAGAGCGCTATCTTCGACGCCGTGGTGGATATCGTGGTCGAGGGCCGTTACGATTACTACATCTATGACCTGGTCCCCCTGGGGCACGCGCTCTATTACCTGAGCATGGCCAAGGTCTACGATGAGTGGATCACCAAGATCACGAAGCTGCGGGAGGAGATGCGGGAATACGAGGAGATGGTGGCCCGCATCCGTCGTCAGCAGACAGAGGAGGACCGCATTCTCGAAGAGCTGCAGTATATCCGGCAGCGGATCAACATGTCCTCCAGCATCCTCACCGATAGCCGCCGCACCGCTTTCTTCTTCGTGCTGATCCCTGAGGAGCTGGTGATCCTGGATACGCTGAAAGCCGCTGAGCTGTTCCGACGGTTCGATGTGCCGATCTCCGGATATGTGGTGAACCGGGTGATCCCGGCGGAGCTGCTGGGCCAGAACATCCCGGAGTATCTTCGCAATCGCATCGAGATGCAGCGTCGTCACCTGGAGGAGATCCGCGCCCGATTCGGCAATCAGGTCCTGGCCTATGTGCCGGAGCTGGAGCGAGACGTCACCGGTCTGGATATGATCGCCCGGGTGGCGGATCTGCTCTTTGGAAACGGGGCGGCCTGA
- a CDS encoding ArsA family ATPase, protein MIRVEKTMVDFLREHPRLKYVFFGGKGGVGKTVMAGATALWFAKQGRRTLLASTNPVHSLSGLLDQNVFGKPTPVAGVPNLWAYEIDTKDTIERSKREIREKIQWFLKFAEISTRADEFVESATMNPAFEESAMFENMIDLMFRDEYEVYVFDTAPTANARRLLGMSKVYALWVNKMIKSRQEAQALRRLLSFTKKEEPDPLMDYLISFRDRMERARRLITDPELTAFFFVTLPEALPIAVIRRFIHWFHDFGIPVGGVIVNGLIDRSFLGENTPDFVRNRIEMQARYLQEIEALFDGLVRGMTPLLENEVRGVPMLERFAGYLFADTR, encoded by the coding sequence ATGATTCGCGTGGAGAAGACGATGGTGGATTTCCTGCGGGAGCATCCCCGTTTGAAATATGTGTTCTTCGGCGGCAAGGGTGGGGTCGGGAAAACGGTGATGGCAGGCGCGACGGCCCTCTGGTTCGCCAAACAGGGCCGCCGCACCCTCCTGGCCTCCACCAACCCGGTCCACAGCCTCTCCGGGTTGCTGGATCAGAACGTCTTCGGGAAGCCGACGCCGGTGGCCGGGGTGCCCAACCTGTGGGCCTATGAGATCGATACCAAAGACACCATCGAGCGCTCCAAACGGGAGATCCGGGAGAAGATCCAGTGGTTCCTCAAGTTCGCCGAGATCTCCACGCGGGCCGATGAGTTCGTGGAGTCGGCGACGATGAACCCGGCTTTCGAAGAATCAGCGATGTTCGAGAACATGATCGATCTCATGTTCCGGGATGAATACGAGGTGTATGTGTTCGACACCGCGCCCACGGCCAACGCCCGCCGGCTCCTCGGCATGTCCAAGGTCTATGCCCTCTGGGTGAACAAGATGATCAAGTCCCGCCAGGAGGCCCAGGCCCTGCGCAGGCTCCTCTCCTTCACCAAGAAGGAGGAGCCGGACCCCCTGATGGATTACCTGATCAGCTTCCGGGATCGCATGGAGCGGGCACGCCGGCTGATCACCGATCCGGAGCTCACCGCCTTTTTCTTCGTGACCCTCCCGGAGGCGCTGCCCATCGCGGTGATCCGTCGCTTCATCCACTGGTTCCACGACTTCGGCATCCCGGTGGGCGGCGTGATCGTCAATGGCCTCATCGATCGATCCTTCCTGGGCGAGAACACGCCGGATTTCGTCCGCAATCGCATCGAGATGCAGGCGCGTTATCTCCAGGAGATCGAAGCGCTTTTCGATGGGCTGGTGCGGGGGATGACGCCGCTCCTGGAGAACGAGGTGCGCGGCGTCCCGATGCTGGAGCGCTTCGCGGGCTATCTGTTCGCGGACACCCGCTGA